Within Spinacia oleracea cultivar Varoflay chromosome 4, BTI_SOV_V1, whole genome shotgun sequence, the genomic segment ttttgttactttcaacaagtaagactagttgtcttaaattgatttagaaatcaatgaactttcaaaagtccatcaaaatagagcttttgaatgttaacttattgatatggtctaagcaacaatgccaaagattagtggaactcaaatcaaggggttgatttgaacctagtaaagtttttattgttaaagagttgtttgttttaatcaagcatattgactcaacccgtaattgaccatttcattcaaataaacaaacaaacattgtttttgtttttcttgaatgtgagtctttctgtgtttgaaaacagaaatttaggtatgctgattatggaacaaaatagccattaagttccagcctttgaaaggacttaaaacaaactagatgacctacaactaatgtagcattgccatgcttcatttcccatttgtaggccattagtgtagcctagcttccattgtttgatttattaccgaagtaagaacctcaagcggtatatgataccaaggaagtttgattgctaggtcacttctctttaaacataaacttataggtagaaccggaatcgtaaattcctttcatttgttcctttgttttcctatttcttgtaccatttcttatagtcttaagaattgatttctttagtgttgacttttaaactttgttagacatgtccaatgtcactccaacaaggttcttaccatttaatttgaacattctgtttcaactagatgatcttaccagaagcttctaaagttctctaagcatcaatctattcgaatgtctagggactagactcattcgagaaataaatggacaaagatattaggttgttaaccattggtaaggctgagcgtttaaactcaatgctttatgatctcaaaactacattgtattttgaattcacaagcaccaattggtttgccattcgattttgatactcgaaaacaaccataaaagtcattaaaagaaacgtacatttaaattgctcattttctctcatttccgtgaatcgttcttggattcattactaattaaggaaatttactgttacctttctaaaaggatttattgcagtgcaagatatttaattataaacaataattaaaacatacattgaagcatgcaaagtctaaacatttatcatgagtaataacttgaaaattaaagcaatcatgcaatttaaacaagtcattagcattttattcgaattatgtgttccggcaggtgtgaataaaatgattccaagaccctaaaaccattgaagaattaagcacagtttgtcgactcaattctaaaatattttaggtaagcaaaagccttttgctaatagtctagaaactactcttggttgataggtacgtctaagaacttattaggtaaacctatcgattttgccacgacataaaaggactccttacttatatcgttgagtttcaccaaaactaacatgtactcacaattatttgtgtaccttgcccctttaggaccaataagtaacacctcgctgagtgaaaactattactagattgatgtaaaggatatccaagcaagtgtatattttggcatggcaccttttaactcaatttttaagtttggaacttaaggctcttactatgttggttggattttaagtgaactaaaatccttaatcatgcaacataatcaagccacaatctcatgaaTAATTAAGAcacatttaaagcaataaataacttaaagcatgcataagataaatgtgatctagtatggcccgacttcatcttgaagcttcaacttcaaagtccgtcttgaaaatcttcgtgggaggcaccattttcttcaaataggataagctataattaaactaattacaactatttgatggtacgcagaccatatttgaattaaaaacaactttggtactctagaccaattacattcaaattaatggtacgcagaccatattttctatcctatttgggccatactagtcactttataacctgcaaaacagtacatatacaatatatatcattcacccattcattatcatgaatggcccacatagctggttagtaaaacacattatgcatcacataaacatttgcagcaattaatcaagggcaccaataatctacaaattattcagtccttattaattctaatcaagttgttttaaccttaaggatttgtagacctaatcaagagtttatgactaaaagggctcccacttaaaccaataaattcatatgctttactaattttaaacataaaaatgtatttctagtctaaccggaaacatacaaattttattaaaatttaaagctcatataaatttataattgaatccgcttatttaatttatttttcagtcgtatttaaattaattcatgattttaattttagtaaaataattagaataaatgaaatttattataattataatattcaaaattaaaatccaagaaaataatttaaattattaattttaaaattaattaaaattacgtaaactgaaaatttcaaattaaaatttcaaaacgatctaatcgcaacgcaacaaccccacgcaacgcacgcccatgggccacacgcacacagccatcgctggccatgtgcgcgcagcccatgcgctgcgtcgcattgctgctgctcccCGTCgcattaagggtaacacgtagcgtccattgctttgtgcgtgcaagttatacgagcgaatcgcataaaatttagaTTTTATTGTCAaaattattgacaaattaataaataatattaatttcataattttagggcgaaaaatcgaaaatttattatttaattgatttccgattaacatggattcaagtctaggtcataaaaatttaaaatttaacataaatttacaatttttatggtggtttttaatcataggtatctaattaaattataattaattatgaaaatcaaattaattctaaattattccaattttcaacaaattaatcataattacaaattagattgcataattaacaaggctaggcattcaaacttgttaaacatatacagtaggtcaatcaaaaatttaagatttatcaacaagaatcgcaaatatttaatttatcatcttaaatttacgaaattttgcattcgaaaaactaaaacctccgaaaagtcatagttaggcttcgaatttaagaattctgggttcggccgaaaattactatttttgtcaaaattttagaatgccttttacacgcggaattgacacaaaaatcactcgatttggatgagtaacgaagaaactgccgaaaaactgcggacgtataattaaataaacgcaatttgcaattaattaacaattacgaaaattaatcaccccttttaattcttgcaaatttgtaatatttaaccatgttcatgcaatttagattatgaaaataataagaggctcgtgataccactgttaggttatgatacatatgacaattcataaatcatgcggaaaaaccataaagccaggaaagcatattatttacacataatcatttagcatagaatagatgcatacatgttgtagcgtgccttccctagctgcgcccgaaccgaacaagaacaagtctttaggactccaaatgtcgtccctccgtagatagtccacagtacgtccggatccgcctcaagttagaccaactagaatcgcccttaaggttactaggaatttcggctatgtgtttgcaagtgtatggctgatttttctttcaaaaacttaccctttgaatacttcaatcgtacccataaattgtgaccctaggcacctatttataggagtatggaaaaggaattgtaatcctactaggatgtggatttgctagttagaactttattaggactctaaataacaaagcaaatctaataggattaggattttagtctttgcacaaatcctaataggattaggatttcccgcacacgcatcgcacaagccgtgcacccgcgcaggccttgcggcccacgacaggcgcacagcccatgctgctgtgctgcgcgcgcgcgcccttggctgggcctggccttgcgctgggcctggtcgaggcgtgctttggtgcgtgcggctcgctgggcgatggcctggattcgtgatgggccttcgtctagcgggccctcgtccgatgctaattcgtacgatacgcttccgattaaattcccgattccggaattcatttccgatacgaacaatatttaatatttccgattccggaattaatttccgtttcgaacaaatatttaatatttccgtttccggaattattttccgattccgataatatttccgattctgacaatatttccgtttccggcaatatttccgattccggcaatatttccatttccgataatattttccgatacgtaccatgtttcgtttccggcaacatctacgacttggataatatttatatttccgatacgatccatatttccgtttccggcaatatcattgtttttggagtattcatttctttcttgtgacgatctcagctcccactgaaaccaagatccgtcgattccgaatatccatagatagagtatttaatgccattaaatacttgatccgtttacgtactatttgtgtgaccctacgggttcagtcaagagtaagctgtggattaatatcattaattccacttgaattgaagcggcctctagctaggcattcagctcacttgatctcactgaattattaacttgttaattaatactgaaccgcatttattagacttaacatagaatgcatacttggaccaagggcattatttccttcatgtaaCGCATTtaaatcctacaaacaaaacaacccattctccaactcttacaatgagggctacaaaaacaaccctctactatcctacaggagcaacaatatccagaaccctcaccaagtccaacatccaccacatcaacaatcctaccaaccatggaacaactacaaccaacagtctagtggaccacctggattccctagacaacacacatcatcgcaaccaccacaacctcaagccacacagcctgaccctatgctagcagagatgagaaacatgatgctacaaatgcaaaaatatttaagtgaaaaggatgaaaagatcgatgctcttactgctcacaacaagatTATTGATACACtgttggcacagatggctactactattgcagggaggccaccaggccaatttccttcacagcccgaaaatagggaaactgcaaatgcaattacattgaggagtggtagggattatgatggtccttctatgctagttgaggttgattctagggtgtctgctagtggtctGGTCAGTGAGGAAGTCCTAGAGATAGTCATGGATgataaggaagctgaaaaggtagtcaatgaaAATGAGGCTACAACTAAGGTTAAGAAGGGGACAAATATTCAGGTACCACCCATtgtactccccttcccaaaccggcaactcaagaataagctagacaagcagtttggcagattcttggaagtggtcaaaattttgcaggtaacggttccttttactgaattaattttacaggttcctgcatatgataaattcatgaaagatattttgaccaggaaacgtgctttttgtgaggtagagactgtagcttttactgaggaatgtagtgctaatttgcaaaacaagtctccacctaaacttaaagaccccgggagtttttgcatcccatgtaacattggcactgtatttattgataaagctttatgtgatttaggtgctagtgtgtctgtcatgcctttgtctatctgcactaaactgaatatgggtgagcttaaggttactaatatcactctgcaaatggccgaccgttctgtcaaataccccttaggtgttttagaggacgtccctatTAGAGTaagtaaattctatatacctgtagactttgtggtactagacatgcaagaggattctcaaatttccattatcttaggtagacccttccttcacacggcaggggcggtcattgatgttaaaagtgggaaattgactttgtttgttggggatgataaggtgacttttaatctgaatagtgccttaaaaagtcccatgctagaggaagaacaatgctatcgtattgatgtggttgattttattacgcgtgataacgtctcccaaattctcgaaagagatcctttagaggcagtgctttgttgtgagtcttctgcaggtgatagcagttcttggagtgctgaagtggatgctctagagTTGGCTCTTGTTGGTGAAGGGTCCGAACcagagagcaccaaattgaagaggttagttcggccggtttgtcctgttaaagaggtaaagaaacccaaacttaagcctcttcctgctaaccttaaatatgcatttttggatgatgaacaactttgccttgtgatcgtcagtactgcacttgatgaaGACCaattatcccaacttcttattgtgttgaaaaagcacaaaagggccattgggtacagtattgatgattttaaggggattagccctgacttttgcatgcataggatacatctagatgaaaatcataaaccatgcatccaaccccagcgtcgtttgaaccctgtcatgcaagatgttgtaaaagctgaagttatgaaattgcttgatgcgggtattgtatatgctgtgtctgattctaagtgggtgagtcctgttcaggtagtgcctaagaaaggggggacaactgtggtgaggaatgaaaaaaatgagttgataccaactaggaTAGTCACAGgctggcgcatgtgcattgattataggcgtctgaatgttgctactaaaaaggaccactttccccttcccttcattgatcaaatgttagaaaggctggcctgtcacaagtttttctgttatctggatggttattctggtttctttcaaattcaattcccatacatccagacgaccaggaaaagaccaccttcacctgtccctatggtacctttgcatatcgtaggatgccctttggtctgtgtaatgcacccgctactttccaacgttgcatgatgagcattttttctgagtttattgagtctatcatggaagtgtttatggatgattttagtgtctatggtacttcttttgattcttgcttgctaaatctgactaagGTTCTAAAAAGATGTGAATAGTGTAATTTAGTCTTAAACCGgaaaaagtgtcatttcatggttactgaaggggtggtcttgggacatttgatatctgataagggcattcaggtggatcgagctaaggtccaagtgattgaacaattgccccctccagttaatgtgaagggtgttagaagttttcttggtcatgcggggttttatcgccgctttatcaaggatttttctaaaattgttaaaccacttacccagctcctcctcaaggatgccccgtttgtgtttactgatgcttgtcttgaggcctttgacaggattaaacaggcactgatttcggctcccatcattcgttctcccgaatgggatcttccgttcgagataatgtgtgatgcaagtgattatgcagttggggcagttttgggtcagagaaaggaaaaggttttgcatgccatctactatgcaagtaagaccttagatgaagctcaagttaattatgctactactgagaaggagcttctagccatagtctatgccttggacaagtttcgcacctatctgattgggtccaaggtgatagtctatactgaccatgcggctcttaagtatctgctctcaaAGAAAGAAGCCAAGCccaggcttattcgatggatactactgctacaggagtttgaTTTGGAGATTCGCGATAAAAAAGTGGCTGAGAATGTTGTTGCAGATCACATGTCTagattgagatatgatgatggtaaagtgtctacaccgatcgatgattcatttccggatgatcacttacttgcacttgccagtcagtcaccatggttcgcagattttgctaactacattgtagggggtattcttccggccgatcttacatatcaacagaagaagaaattcctacatgatgttcggttctatttttgggatgacccttatttgtttcgtgagactgctgaagggttgtacaagcgttgtgTTCCGGAATAGgaagtccaaggtattatcagtaggtgtcattcttcaccttatggtggtcaccatggaccggcAAAGACTAACGCTaagttgtcacaatgtggttttactggcctactatgttcaaggatgcacaggcttttattatagcttgtgatgcgtgccagaaggccggcactatttcgaggaggtatgagatgccacagaacaggatccttgaggttgaggTTTTCGATGTATGGGGAATCgactacatgggaccattcccatcgtccaaagGTAACTTGTATAtacttgttgctgtagattatgtgtccaagtgggtagaagccgttgcctcacctaccaATGATGCTAAGACGGTCATTTCCGTGTTCAAGAAGgtcatttttcctagatttggggttccgcgcgctttgatcagtgatggagggtcacacttccatgagaagcatctggatgcgctcctgcgcaagtatggggtttatcaccgcaccgggctagcctaccaccctcagacgagtggtcaagttgaggtctccaaccgggagatcaaatctatccttgagaaggtggtggcgaagtctaggaaggattggagcgataagctagatgatactctatgggcatacagaaccgcctttaagacacctattggtacctccccgtatcggttggtgtatggcaaggtgtttcacttaccagtagaaatggagtacaaggcttattgggcaatcaaacaactcaacatggatgcaaatttagccggtgagaagcggttacttcaatggaaatggaaatagagAATGGAGAGAATGGAAATGGTGAACGATTTAAAGTCAACGGGCAACGtttgaagttgtaccatgatggggctgTTGTAagagtggttgaggtccatcaccttaatccctccgcctcataaactgcatattcaaggtaacaaggtcgagcgggacctaggaataaaccagcgctttgcgggaggcaacccgtattccATTGCTTTCAATAGTTTAGTTTTATTTTGTGTGTTTTGTAGCTTTTTCTTTGCTTTTGAGTGGTGAGGAGAGAGTATTTTTACGGCCTTTGGGTGTTTGATGATATACATGTTTAGCTCCTAAGCGCGAAAAGATAGAAAAATTCGTGAGAAGAAAAGTCGCAAATGGCCCGCCGGGCAAAAGCCGCCCGACCGGACGCGAGGAGAAACATTGAAAACCATCGTtctccgcccgtcgggcagacctgcgcccgacgggcggccaGTGAAAGGCCTAATTTCAAGAAATCGCCCGCCGCCCGGCGGGCgggagctgcccgaccgggcgcgtgcggaCAAAATCAAAAACGTCGCccttcgcccgacgggcggacgTGTGCCCGTCGGGCGGACGCTGGCCCGGCGGGCGGTAGGCGATTTTGCCCGATTTATTCCACGGGATtcctccctttctcttcacTTCATCCTTCACTCATCTTCTTCATTCTCTCACAAACCCCATTAACCTTCAAACCCTAACAACTTCAAACTTCCATATCTCCCTCATCTCTCACTCAAATTCATCAATCCACATACCAAAATCATCCTCATCACATCCTCTTCAACCTCCTTCAAACAAATTTCACCCTTTCTCACTCCCCACAAAAACCCCAATTTTCagcaaaatctcaaaaaaactcaaaaCTCTTCAACAATGGGTTCAAGGCCAAAGAGGACTTGCACGGGAGCAACAAGGAGACAAGAGGAGGCTTTCACAAgccgtccaccaccaccacctcagttTGCACCGGATTCAACTTTCCCGAACATGATTCTTACTAGTGAGGAGCAACAAACTCACCTTGCACACCTCAAGCTTCGGAAGGTAGTCCCTACTCGATTTATTTGTCAGAAAACTTTGCATGATATGGGTATTGAGAGGGATGTTAGGAGATTATTTCATGGGGTGGGAATGAAGCATATGTTTTCCATGGTTAGGTTGACATTTAGGGATCTTACTCTTGAATTCCTTAGCTCATTTAATATCAGAAAGAATGGATACAAGGATGTCACTAGAGTTTCTTTTCGATTGTTGAATAATGATTATGATATGCCTATAAATGATTTTGGTGCTATTTTTGGTTTCTCTGTGGAGTATAATAGGTTCCGCGGAGAGGGGCATCTCAATAGTTCCGTGTGGGAGAAGTTGACTGGGGATTTCAACCCTAGTAGCATGCAACATTTGCACGCCTCTAGCGTGCAACACCCCGTCCCTTTTGTTTGGTTCCGTTTTATGGCttttactatttttgggagggaccAAAAGGAGAATGTGAGGAGCACAGAGTTGGAGGTGCTCGGGGGGTATTTGTTGGATAATAATGAAGGTTACAGGATGAATTTGGCCCATcacttgtgaaggaaataatgcccttggtccaagtatgcattctatgttaagtctaataaatgaggttcagtattaattaacaagttaataattcagtgagatcaagtgagctgaatgcctagctagaggccgcttcagttcaagtggaattaatgatattaatccacagcttactcttgactgaacccgtagggtcacacaaatagtacgtaaacggatcaagtatttaatggcattaaatactccatctatgaatattcggaaccgacggatcttggtttcagtgggagctaagatcgtcacaggcaagaaatgaatactccggaaacgatgatattgccggaaacggaaatatggatcgtatcggaaatatgaatattatccaagtcgtagatgttgccggaaacggaaacatggtacgtatcggaaaatattgttggaaatggaaatattaccagaatcggaaatattgccggaaacggaaatattgtcagaatcggaaatattaccggaatcggaaaataattccggaaacggaaatattaaatatttgttcgaaacggaaattaattccggaatcggaaatattgaatattgttcgtatcggaaatagattccggaaatggaaatttaatcggaagcgtatcgtacgaattagcatcggacgaggcctgccggacgaaggcccagcacgaagccaggccatcgcccagcaagcacgcacgccacagcccagcgcgcacaaagccacgcatgcgtgggccgcgctgcgtgggctgctgctcgcatgcgtgggcagcccttgtggctgccgtgtgtgtgtgagtttgagctcatgcgagattcctgaatctgcaagagtcagtgtatgattaaatgtctattcctattggataaattgattaagtagaattcatgtagaattctaattccaattaattcgcatcctactaggattacgattccttttccataactctataaataaaggcctaggggtcataatttatatacaagtttcaaagtattcaaaagtgagtttttgagagaaaattcaaacacccatcttgccccaaaagtgccgaattttctgagtaccttaagggcgattctagttggtcaatcttaaggcggatccggacgtgctgtggactttctacggagggacgacacttggagtcctaaaagacttgttcttgttcggttcgggcgcagctagggaaggcacgcaacaaagagtatgcatctaaactatgctaaatgattatgtgtaaataatatgtttcctgggttaatggttgtttccgcatgatctatgtaatgtcatatgtatcataacctaacagtggtatcacgagccccttattattttcataatctaaattgcatgaacatggttaaatattacaaatttgcaagaattaaaaggggtgattaattttcgtaattgttaattaattgcaaattgcgtttatttaattatatgtacgcagtttttcggcagtttcttcattactcatccgaattgagtgatttttgtgtcaattccgcatgtaaaaggcattctaaaattttgacaaaaaatagtatttttctgccgaacccagaattctcaaattcgaagcctaactatgacttttcgaaggttttagtttttcgaatgcaaaatttcgtaaatttaagatgttaaattaaatatttgcgattcttgttgataaatcttgaatttttgattgacctactgcatatgtttaacaagtttgaatgcctagtcttgttaattatgcaatctaatttgtaatta encodes:
- the LOC130471378 gene encoding uncharacterized protein; translation: MRMNLNYMSTMFKCAGNDDIITIKDDDASDKVNFVFESDMVSASGLVSEEVLEIVMDDKEAEKVVNENEATTKVKKGTNIQEFDLEIRDKKVAENVVADHMSRLRYDDAFSLLLSGEERVFLRPLGV